From the Paraflavitalea soli genome, the window CGAAGCGTTCCTTTTCCAATTCGAGGTAGGTCTTGATAAATTGTAGTTCTTCCCAAAGGCTCACTTCATCTTCTTTGGTAGCCTGCAGGGCATACCGGAAAGTATCGGCCAGTTTGGCGATCAGTTCGCGGGTTTGTTCCTGCTGTGGCGGGATGGTGGCATTGATCCTGTTGAGGGTATTGAAAAGAAAATGGGGTTGTATCTGGGCTTTGAGAACCTGTACATCTCCGTGATTGGCCCTTGCTTTCCACCTGCGTTCCCGGGCCTCGTGTACTTTGGAATAGGCCCTGAACAGGCCGATATTCAGCCAGGCTATTACATCTGTTAATATTTTCTTCTCCAATAATATCATCCTCCATTGAAATCTGCCACAAAACTATTTTCTGTGCCGCTTTATTTTCGCAGCACAAATACCTGTATTTAAAATTGAGTAGTAATACCTGGTTCCTTTGCAGGCCGTGCAACACAGTCCCCTGCTGCATTGTCAATCGAACGTGCAGGATATCTTATCACGCGGAAAACAGGGGCGCGGCCCTATATTTGAAGCCTAAAACAAAGGCCTTAATAACAAGTAAGCATGAAAACAGGATCGAAACAGGTATGGCTCCTTTTTTTCCTGTTCCTGCAGGTAACGGCATATGGACAACAATCTCTTCAGGAAGTGTATGACCTATACCGGCCTCAATTGTCGCAGGCGAAAGGAGACACCACCCACGTAAAACTGCTATGGAAATACGGCTATGCCTTGATGCAGGCAGGTAGCGACAGCGCCTTGCCGGTACTGGAACAGGCCGAGCAACTGGCTATCAAGATAAATATGCCCGCCGGCGTGGCCGGTAGCGCCCGGATGAAAGGACAGGCCTACCTGCAACGCCGGGACCCCGATGCCGCCAAAGCCCAGTTTGAAAGAGCCATCCAACTATACAGCGCCCTGCCCAAACAAACGGAGAACCTGGCCACGGCCTATGGGCTGTTGGGACAGACACTCGATAATGACGGTGCTACCGATGAAGGGATCGCCAAATTCCTGAAAGCGGCCGAAATTGCGGAAGCCAACGGTCATACCCGGCTGCTGGCCCAACTGTATACGAGTGTGTCTGCGGCCTTTGGCAAATTGCGGCATACAGAAAAGACGCTGGAGTATGCGGGTAAGGTAGAGCAAATAGCCATGCAGGTAAAGGATACGCTGATGCTGATCAATTCACTCAACAATAAGGCGGCCATCTATGGCATCCAGGGCAAGCATGCCGAAGCATTGGCTATCTACCGGAAGATCATGTTGCTGAGTGATCTTAAAAATTACTATACGGGGCGGGTGGTGAGCCGGCTCAATACCGGCGATCATTATGAAGTGACGGGGCAACTGGATTCGGCGGTACATTACCTGGGCGCGGCAGAATTATTAGCCCGGCAGGCCAATGACGAGTATCACCTGAGCCGTATTGACCTTGTCTTTGCACGCACGTACCTGAAGATGAAAGAATATGTAAAAGCCAAAACACGGGTAGAAAGGTCGATCGCCACGGCTTTACCGGCAAAAAACTATGAGACCCTGCGTTTCTGTTATGCCTGCCTTACCCGGGTATATGCCGGCCTGGGCAAAAGCGATTCCAGCATGGCCGCTTTTTCGCAATACCAGGAATACAATGACTCGCTGACGAGTGAGCGGGTATCGGGCCAGGTAGTTGCTTACGAAACTAAATTCCAGACGCTCCAGAAAGACAAAGAGATCAGTAAAAAGCAACTGGCGCTGGTACAAAAAGACCTGGAGCTTAAACAGAAAAATACCTATATCCTGGTGGCGGTAGGCATTGTGATAGTGCTGCTATTGGTGGGCGCTATGCTTTGGTTCAACTACCGGCAAAAGCAGCGGCTGCAGGCACAGCAGTTGATCACCTTGCAAAGGGAACATGAAATATCCAGCATACAGGCCATGATGGACGGGGAAGAACGCGAGCGGGTAAGGATTGCCAGTAACCTGCATGATGGGGCCGGCAGTCTCTTGTCGGCCGTTAAATTATACCTGAGCGCCCTGGGCAATCAACACCAGCAGTTATCGGCATCCACTACTTACCAGGAGACCCTGGGGCTGGTGAATGATGCTGCTTCCGAGATCCGGGAAACCTCTCACAACCTGATGCCCCGGGTGATCCGGCAACAGGGGCTGCGGGAAGCGGTGCGGACTTATTGCGATAAACTGAACAAGAATGATCAAATTGCAGTAGAGTTCAATGCTTATGGTGTGCCGAGGCGACTGGATGAAGCGATGGAACTGATGGTGTACCGTACCATCCAGGAACTGATCGGGAATGTGCTGAAACATGCAGAGGCTACCCATGTGCTGGTGCAGCTGTCTTTTGACAAGGACCTGTTTAGTGTAACAGTGGAAGACAATGGAAAAGGGTTTGATAAGCGCAACCGCGAGCACAAGGCTGGCATAGGTATTTATGGTATACAAAGCAGGGTAGAGGCTTTTCATGGGACGATGGATATTGACTCTTCGCCTACGGGCACCAGTGTATATCTTGAATTTAAAACAACTGCATTAATACAGGAGGTATGACAATGACGCGTGTAAGTCTGGTAGATGATCACCCTGCGATATTGAATGGATTGCGTATGATACTGGCCGGATTCCCATCTATAGAAGTGCTGGGGTCCTATACGGATGGCCAGCAGTTGATGAAGGGACTGGAAACTGCGTTGCCCGATCTGATCATTATGGATATCCAGCTGCCCGGTGAGGATGGAATTAGTTTGTGCAAAAGGGTCATCGGCACTTATCCGGCAGTGAAAGTGATCGTCTTCACCAATTGTACGGACCGGCATTATATAAAAAGCATGCTTCAGCATGGCGCTTCGGGTTACCTGTTGAAGACGGCGGATAGTCACATCATTTTAGCGGCTATTGAGGCGGCCATGGCCGGGGAGCAATACATTCATGCCGAGCTGAAGGAGCAAATGTTCCAGCAGATCATTACCAATAAAAAGAGCGACCGCTATGCGCCCTCGCTCACCAAAAGGGAAAAAGAGATCATCCTGCTGATCGTGCAGGGGCTCAGTAACCAGGAAATTGCGGAAAAGTTATTCCTGAGCGTGCGTACGGTAGAGAATCACCGCTTCAACCTCATCCAGAAACTGGATGTGAAGAATACCGCCGCGCTGGTGAAGAAGGCTATTGAAATGGGGTTGGTGGAGTAGGGAACAAAATGGGAGACGAGCCGGACAAAACCTATTTCCCGGACGATCGAGATCGACCTGCTGGAAATGATTGATGCTGCTGAGATTCCTACCGCACGGAAGCCGGAGAATTTGATCCTGACGTAATGTTTGGATCTGGATTGGTGAGGTTAATGGAGATTTTGCAGAAGTAAGAGACAACCTTTGCTTCGACAGCAGATTTCTCACTCCGCTGCGCTGCGTTCGAAATGACAAAGAAAGGGAGGCGTCGTTCGAAATGACAAGGAAGAGGGATACGTTTCACACTTTGGTGTCATTTCGACCGCAGGGAGAAATCTGTTATCGAAGCTAAATACTCAAAAACTCATGTTTATATTCTGCCGGGGTCTTTAACACCACCTCCTTAAACTGCTTGTTGAAATTGGACAGGGTATTAAAGCCGCATTCATAACAAATATGGGCAATGGGATCGTCTGTTTCTGTCAATAGTTTACAGGCATGTTTAATACGTATCTCGGAAACAAAACGGGAGAAGGGTTTATTGTTCTTGATGGTGAAATAGCGGCTAAAGGAAGTGGGGGTCATATGCAGCAGCTCAGCCAGTTCTTCGAGTGCTATCTTGCGCCGGAAGTGTTTTAATACATAATCATATACAATATTGAGCCGGTCGGTCTCATGCTGGTCGTACTCATCCTCATAAGGCCGGGAAGAAATATACCGGAACGCCTTGGTGCCTGCCATCAGCTCCAGTATACGCAACAGCTGTACCACACTTTGAATACCCTGCAGGTGTACCAGCTCCTGCATCATACGAATGATGTCTGTGCGGGGGGCGCCCTCAAATTCCAGTCCGCGCATGGCCCGGGTGAATAGTTTTTTCAGCACGGTCATCTCTTCTTTTTCCATGATGTGTTCGCCCAGGAAATGTTCATTGAAATAGATCACGATGCCATCGGTGCGCAGGGTGCTTTTCTTATTGAAATAAGCCTCATCACTGCGCCACAGGTGGGGCAGGTGCGGACCGGTGAAGATCAGTTCGCCCGGTTTGAAGGCCTTGATGCTGTCGCCGATAAAACGGGTGCCGGTACCTTCCAGCACTACAAAAAGCTGGTATTCTGAATGCGCATGCCATACGGGATCAAAATACTTTTCCTGCAGGCGGCGGATCACAAATATATGGGAGAGGGGTATTTCTGATTTGTGCAGGGCTGCTTTCACAATAAGGCGTATTGGTATATAGTGTTGGTAGTTTTGTCTCTGATTGTCGAAATTAGGCATTAATCAGGATAAAATACAGTCAGTATTGGATATAATTTGGCAAGGGTATGACCAATAATCTTGGGATATTCGTACTGATTGTATAACGAACCCAATTGATTGCCATGTGCCGGAAAATTAACCTCCTTTATTGTATACCACTCTTGTGTTCTTTCCTGCTGATCAGTGCCGATACGGTAAGAAAGGCTGCCACACCCAGGCGCCTGGAAATTCTCTTACTTGGCCACAAGAGCAAACACCATGATTCTGAAAAACTGGCGGATATCCTCACCAAAGAATACTTTAAAGCCGGTATTAATATATCCTACAGCACCAATCCCAATGACCTCAATGAGACCGTGCTGAACCAATATGATGGCCTGATCGTATATGCCAACTACGATACCATCAGCAAAGCGCAGGAAAAAGCCCTGCTCAACTTTGTACGCAGCGGTAAAGGCTTTATCCCCCTGCACTCCGCTTCTTTTTGTTTCCGCAACTCACCCGAAGTAGTGGAGATGATCGGCGGACAATTCAAGAGCCATAAGTATGACTCCTTTCCCTCCGTGATCGTCAAGCCCGAACACCCGGTAATGAAAGGTGTAGCTCCTTTCGTAACACGGGATGAAACCTATGTGCACGACAAGATCAGCAAGAATATAGAAGTGATCTCCGAAAGGGTGGAAGGCGATCACCATGAGCCCTATACCTGGGTGCGGCCCTATGGCAATGGCCGGGTATTTTATACAGCTTATGGTCATGATGAAGTAACCTTCAATAATCCCGGTTTTTTAACATTGGTGAAGAATGGCATACTCTGGGCTGTGAGTGATGAAGCGCGGGCCAGCCTGGCAGCTTACAAACTGGCTGATCCCACTTATTATGATGGCCCGGTGCCCAATTATGAAAAACGTGATCCCGCGCCGAAAGTTCAGGCGTCCTTAACGCCGGAGCAATCCATGTCGCTGATACAGGTGCCGGTGGGTTTTGGCCTGCAGCTGTTTGCCGCGGAGCCTGATGTGGTGAATCCTATTTACATGAATTGGGATGAGCGCGGACGCCTGTGGGTGATCGAGACGGTGGATTATCCCAACGAGATCAAAGACGACGATAAAGGCGATGACCGCATTAAGATACTGGAAGATACGGATGGAGATGGGAAGGCCGATAAGTTCACCATCTTTGCCGATAAGCTGAATATACCTACCAGTTTCACCTTTGTGAACGGCGGCATTGTCGTGAGCGAGGCGC encodes:
- a CDS encoding sensor histidine kinase: MILLEKKILTDVIAWLNIGLFRAYSKVHEARERRWKARANHGDVQVLKAQIQPHFLFNTLNRINATIPPQQEQTRELIAKLADTFRYALQATKEDEVSLWEELQFIKTYLELEKERFGERLQVMIEASEEVMHTKIAPMLLQPLIENAVIHGISPAVHGGRINIRCIKRKGKVQISISNTGARYIGPVEWLLQGKGVGLRNTVLRLEKIYQEQMHIEKTTPDGLTFTFSIPAAS
- a CDS encoding tetratricopeptide repeat-containing sensor histidine kinase — translated: MKTGSKQVWLLFFLFLQVTAYGQQSLQEVYDLYRPQLSQAKGDTTHVKLLWKYGYALMQAGSDSALPVLEQAEQLAIKINMPAGVAGSARMKGQAYLQRRDPDAAKAQFERAIQLYSALPKQTENLATAYGLLGQTLDNDGATDEGIAKFLKAAEIAEANGHTRLLAQLYTSVSAAFGKLRHTEKTLEYAGKVEQIAMQVKDTLMLINSLNNKAAIYGIQGKHAEALAIYRKIMLLSDLKNYYTGRVVSRLNTGDHYEVTGQLDSAVHYLGAAELLARQANDEYHLSRIDLVFARTYLKMKEYVKAKTRVERSIATALPAKNYETLRFCYACLTRVYAGLGKSDSSMAAFSQYQEYNDSLTSERVSGQVVAYETKFQTLQKDKEISKKQLALVQKDLELKQKNTYILVAVGIVIVLLLVGAMLWFNYRQKQRLQAQQLITLQREHEISSIQAMMDGEERERVRIASNLHDGAGSLLSAVKLYLSALGNQHQQLSASTTYQETLGLVNDAASEIRETSHNLMPRVIRQQGLREAVRTYCDKLNKNDQIAVEFNAYGVPRRLDEAMELMVYRTIQELIGNVLKHAEATHVLVQLSFDKDLFSVTVEDNGKGFDKRNREHKAGIGIYGIQSRVEAFHGTMDIDSSPTGTSVYLEFKTTALIQEV
- a CDS encoding response regulator gives rise to the protein MTMTRVSLVDDHPAILNGLRMILAGFPSIEVLGSYTDGQQLMKGLETALPDLIIMDIQLPGEDGISLCKRVIGTYPAVKVIVFTNCTDRHYIKSMLQHGASGYLLKTADSHIILAAIEAAMAGEQYIHAELKEQMFQQIITNKKSDRYAPSLTKREKEIILLIVQGLSNQEIAEKLFLSVRTVENHRFNLIQKLDVKNTAALVKKAIEMGLVE
- a CDS encoding AraC family transcriptional regulator — translated: MKAALHKSEIPLSHIFVIRRLQEKYFDPVWHAHSEYQLFVVLEGTGTRFIGDSIKAFKPGELIFTGPHLPHLWRSDEAYFNKKSTLRTDGIVIYFNEHFLGEHIMEKEEMTVLKKLFTRAMRGLEFEGAPRTDIIRMMQELVHLQGIQSVVQLLRILELMAGTKAFRYISSRPYEDEYDQHETDRLNIVYDYVLKHFRRKIALEELAELLHMTPTSFSRYFTIKNNKPFSRFVSEIRIKHACKLLTETDDPIAHICYECGFNTLSNFNKQFKEVVLKTPAEYKHEFLSI